TCATCCTCATCCTCGTCGGGCCGGTCCTCGCCGTCCTCGTCATCGTCGTCCGCCTCGACCGTGAGGGCCTCCTGCGCCGCCTGGTACTCGGCGAGACGTTCCGACCACGGCACCCAATCGGGCGCGAGCAACGACTCCTCGCCGGGCATCAGCTCGGCTTCGAGCACAGTCGGCTGGACACCGTCCTCCGCGCGTCCGACCGAGACCGTCCAGCGCCAGCCGGGGTAGCCGGGCAGCGTGCAGGCGAACAGCAGGGAGACGGCTCCGCCGGCCTCGACGACGTGACCGAGCGGCTCGCCGACCGTGGACTCGGGAGTGATCTCGGCCAGAGCCGCCCGGGCGAGGGAGATGGCCGCGACAAGCTCCCGGAAGTCGCCGGGCTCCGCAGGGCTCTCAGGCATCCAGGTCATCCGCGACGCGCCGCAGCACGGCGGCGATCTTGACGCCGTGCGCCTTGTCCGGGTACTTGCCGCGGCGCAGGTTCGCACCGATGCCGTCGAGCAGCTTCACGAGGTCCTCCACGATGATCGCCATATCGTCGGCGGATCTGCGCTTCAGTTTGACCAGGCTCGGCGGGGCCTCGAGCACCCGCACGGAGAGCGCCTGGGCGCCGCGCTTGCCGTCGGCGATGCCGAACTCGAGACGGCTCCCCGCTTTGACCACGGCGCCCGCGAGCAGCGCCGAGGCGTGCAGGAAGACTTCCTGACCGTCATCGGAGCTGATGAAGCCGAAGCCTTTCTCGTCGTCGTAGAATTTGACCTTGCCGGTTGGCATGGGAACCTCACTTCACATGGCGGATCGAATGATCAACCTCAATTATCCTTGATTCCGTGACCCAGCAGACGCCGCCGCCGTTTTCCCGTCTCCAGCGGATACTCTCTTACATCGCCGCAGCCCTCGTCGCGGTCTCACTCCTGTGCATCGCGGCCATCCTGATCGGCTCCGCCCTGGGCAGGATGCCGCAGCAAGGCTCCGGTGAGGGGCTGTGGCCGGCCGTGTTCCTGTTCCCCCTCGCCGCGTTCCCCCTCGCGTTCGTCCTGATTATCGCGATCATCGTCGCCGGAGCGCTCCAGCGCCGCCGGGCGGCGGCGAAAATGGCCGGTCCGAAGAACAGGCGCTGACGGTCAGCGCGGGGTCCCTGCGATGACCACGACGCTCGCCCTGGCCGCGCGGCTGCGTGCGCTGCCGGACGCCGGACTCGTAGCCGCGCTGCACGCCCGGCCGATTCGCCGCGCGGGCGTCTCCGACTTCTTCGACCTCGCCGAAGCGCTGCTCGATCCCGAGGCCGTGCAGCGCGCGCTCACCGGTCTGGACCGCACCCGGCTCGCGGCGCTGGCGCTGCTCGGCCGCGCGGGCGGCTTCCTCGACGCCGCGGCCCTCGCGTACGGGTTCGCCGCACACCCCGCGACGGCCGGGGGCGCCGAGCAGGAAGCGGCCGGAGCGCTGGCTGACCTGGCCGGAGCATTCCTCGTCCATCCCGGGGACAGCCGGTACGCGGCTTACCCGGCCGTGACAGCGGCGATTGAGCCCAGCGCAGAGGAACTGCTCGCCGCCGCGCCACCGGCGGCGCTCGCGCTGGCGCCAGTGGCCGATCAGCGCTTCACCGACCGTCTCGCGGCCGAACGGGCGTTCGAGGCCGTCGCCGCGGTCTCCGAGCTGCTGGCCGAGCTGGGGCGCGAAGGCGCCCGCGAGTTGCAGAAGGGCGGCCTGGCGCTGCCAGCGACGAAGCGCCTGGCCGAGGCGCTGAGCGTGGAGGAGTCCGTGGTGCCGGTGGCTCTCTCCGTCGCAGGGCGCGCCGGGCTCGCCACCGTGGGCGACGGAACCTGGCTGCCGACCGAAGCGGCCTCCGGCTGGCGGCACTCGGCCGCCGCCGACCGCTGGCGCGTCCTCGCCGCCGGCTGGTGGGAGGCGCTGCCCGCCGGGCTGCGCTCGCTTCTGGCCAGTCGCAACCGCGCCAGGTGGGGAGAGAGCCTGCGCGAGCACATCGCCTGGCTGTACCCGGCTGCGGCCGCGGAGGCCCAGCAGCGGATGGAGGCACGCACCCGGGAGGCCGAGTGGCTGGGTGTGACGGCGCAGCAGACGCCGAGCAGCGCCGGGACCGCCCTCGTAACGAGGGGCCCGGAGGCCGCGGCCGGACTCCTGGCCGGGCTGTTCCCAGCGCAGGTGGACCGCGTCTACCTGCAGCACGACCTCACCGTCATCTCCCCCGGCCCGCTCGCCCCGAACGTGGAGACGCGGCTGCGGACGATGGCGGAGATGGAGAGCCGGGCGCTGGCCTCCACCTTCCGGTTCTCGGCGGCCAGCATCGACCGTGCCGTCACGGCAGGCGAGACGGCGGCGAGCATCCTCGACTTCCTCGCGGCGGTGTCGCTGACCGGTGTGCCGCAGCCGCTCGGCTACCTCATCGCGGACGCGGTCGAACGGCACGGCCGGGTGCGGGTGCGGTCGGGCGAGGACGGCGGCGCGCTCGTATACACGGCCGACGCGACGCTCGTGGAGGCGATCGCGGTCGACCGATCGCTCCGGGCGCTGCGCCTCGTGCGTGACGACGCCACCCTGACGAGCCCTCTCCCCCGGGATGTCGTCTACTGGGCGCTCAGCGACGCGCGGTATCCGGTCGTGGCAGAAGACGATGCGGGAGCGCCGGTGGCCCTGCGGCGGCAACGGGTCGCGCCTCCCCCGGTCACCACCTCCCGGGACCCGGACGCGGAGCTCGTCGCGCGGCTGCGGGAAGCCGAGGGCGAGGCGGGAGCCGACACGACCGTCGCCCTCACCGCTCAGCAGTTGCTCGCGCGCCAGCTCGATCAGGCCGTGCGCGCGCGCCAGCCAATCATCGTGGAAGTCGCCCTGCCCGACGGCCGGATCGTGGACTACCAGCTGGAGCCGACCGGTGTGGGCGGCGGCCGACTGCGCGGCCGGGACCGCGCGGCAGACATCGAACGCACACTGCCGCTCTCCAGCGTCAAAGGGCTGCGCAGCGTAGAGTGAGCTGTCATGTCCGATGGCCCCCTGATCGTCCAGAGCGATCGCACCGTGCTGCTCGAGGTCGCCCATCCCGACGCCGAGGACGCCCGGCGCGATCTGGCTGTGTTCGCCGAGCTGGAGCGCGCGCCCGAGCACATCCACACCTACCGGATCACCCGGCTGGGCCTCTGGAACGCCCGCGCTGCCGGGCACACCGCCGACGACATGCTCGGGACGCTGGAGCGCTACTCCAAATTCCCCCTCCCGCAGACCGTGTCGGTGGATGTGGCCGAGACCGTCGCGCGCTACGGCCGGCTGGTCATCGAGCGCGACGGGGAAGGCGCGCTGGTGCTGCGCTCGGACGACCTGGCGGTGCTGACCGAGGTGGCCGGGGCAAAGCGCATCGCGCCGCTGCTGCTGGAGCGGCGCGACGACGAGACGTTCGCCGTCGAGGCCTGGGCGCGCGGGCAGCTCAAACAGGAGCTCGTGAAGCTCGGCTGGCCCGCCGAAGACCTCGCCGGGTACACACCGGGCACGCCGCACGAGATCGGCCTGCGCGAGGACGGCTGGGCGCTGCGCGACTACCAGCGGAAGGCCATCGGCAACTTCTTCGACGGCGGCTCCGGCGTGGTGGTCCTGCCGTGCGGCGCGGGCAAGACGCTTGTGAGCGCGGGAGCGATGGCCACGGCCAAGACCACAACGCTCATCCTGGTCACCAACACGGTGTCGGCACGGCAGTGGCGCGACGAGCTGCTGAAGCGGACCACCCTGACCGCTGAGGAGATCGGCGAGTACTCGGGCCAGGTCAAGGAGGTCAAACCGGTCACCATCACCACATACCAGATCCTCACGGCCAAGCGGAAGGGCGAGTACGCCCACCTGGCCCTGCTGGACGCGCTGGACTGGGGGCTCGTGGTCTACGACGAGGTACACCTGCTCCCCGCCCCCGTCTTCAAATTGACCGCGGAGTTGCAAGCCCGCAGACGGCTCGGGCTCACCGCGAC
Above is a genomic segment from Leifsonia xyli subsp. xyli str. CTCB07 containing:
- a CDS encoding DNA repair helicase XPB, translated to MSDGPLIVQSDRTVLLEVAHPDAEDARRDLAVFAELERAPEHIHTYRITRLGLWNARAAGHTADDMLGTLERYSKFPLPQTVSVDVAETVARYGRLVIERDGEGALVLRSDDLAVLTEVAGAKRIAPLLLERRDDETFAVEAWARGQLKQELVKLGWPAEDLAGYTPGTPHEIGLREDGWALRDYQRKAIGNFFDGGSGVVVLPCGAGKTLVSAGAMATAKTTTLILVTNTVSARQWRDELLKRTTLTAEEIGEYSGQVKEVKPVTITTYQILTAKRKGEYAHLALLDALDWGLVVYDEVHLLPAPVFKLTAELQARRRLGLTATLVREDGREGDVFSLIGPKRFDAPWKEIEAQGFISPAACYEVRIDLPPGERLSYAAAADDERYRLAATAPAKQEVVRRLVERHAGERILVIGQYLDQIDELAEALGAPQLTGATAVEERERLYQEFREGTTPVLVVSKVANFSVDLPEATVAIQVSGSYGSRQEEAQRLGRLLRPKESGLSANFYTLVARDTVDQDFAQNRQRFLAEQGYSYTILDAHALAA
- a CDS encoding cold-shock protein, whose amino-acid sequence is MPTGKVKFYDDEKGFGFISSDDGQEVFLHASALLAGAVVKAGSRLEFGIADGKRGAQALSVRVLEAPPSLVKLKRRSADDMAIIVEDLVKLLDGIGANLRRGKYPDKAHGVKIAAVLRRVADDLDA
- a CDS encoding DUF3027 domain-containing protein, yielding MPESPAEPGDFRELVAAISLARAALAEITPESTVGEPLGHVVEAGGAVSLLFACTLPGYPGWRWTVSVGRAEDGVQPTVLEAELMPGEESLLAPDWVPWSERLAEYQAAQEALTVEADDDDEDGEDRPDEDEDEDEDSDGFDDEDDHDIHDLHAGDDVDGVDIDSVGGETGLLPTGVDDEATDIEADAEPVLPDGEGAVL
- a CDS encoding helicase-associated domain-containing protein, with translation MTTTLALAARLRALPDAGLVAALHARPIRRAGVSDFFDLAEALLDPEAVQRALTGLDRTRLAALALLGRAGGFLDAAALAYGFAAHPATAGGAEQEAAGALADLAGAFLVHPGDSRYAAYPAVTAAIEPSAEELLAAAPPAALALAPVADQRFTDRLAAERAFEAVAAVSELLAELGREGARELQKGGLALPATKRLAEALSVEESVVPVALSVAGRAGLATVGDGTWLPTEAASGWRHSAAADRWRVLAAGWWEALPAGLRSLLASRNRARWGESLREHIAWLYPAAAAEAQQRMEARTREAEWLGVTAQQTPSSAGTALVTRGPEAAAGLLAGLFPAQVDRVYLQHDLTVISPGPLAPNVETRLRTMAEMESRALASTFRFSAASIDRAVTAGETAASILDFLAAVSLTGVPQPLGYLIADAVERHGRVRVRSGEDGGALVYTADATLVEAIAVDRSLRALRLVRDDATLTSPLPRDVVYWALSDARYPVVAEDDAGAPVALRRQRVAPPPVTTSRDPDAELVARLREAEGEAGADTTVALTAQQLLARQLDQAVRARQPIIVEVALPDGRIVDYQLEPTGVGGGRLRGRDRAADIERTLPLSSVKGLRSVE